The proteins below come from a single Phycisphaeraceae bacterium genomic window:
- the rpoC gene encoding DNA-directed RNA polymerase subunit beta': MSDSVYERVNDFSAVKVTLASPNDIRAWSYGEVKKPETINYRTYRPEKDGLFCERIFGPERDYECACGKFRGTKYKGIICDRCGVKVTHSRVRRKRMGHINLAAPIVHIWFFKSMPSRLGTLLAMKTSDLEKIIYYQDYVVVDPGDTELKYKQVLTEDEYRVAVEKFGNAFRGLMGADAIRDLIERLDLATEAEQIRKELRETRSKQKTKDLAKRLKLVEQVRGSANDPAWLVMDVIPVIPPDLRPLVLLESGNFATSDLNDLYRRIINRNNRLKKLMDLNAPEVIIRNEKRMLQQAVDALFDNNRCRRPVLGSSNRPLKSLTDMIKGKQGRFRENLLGKRVDYSARSVIVVGPELKLWQCGLPKKIALELYQPFIIRKLKEHGFADTIKSAKRMLERRDPEVWDILEEVIFQHPVLLNRAPTLHRMGIQAFEPVLVEGNAIRLHPLVCGGFNADFDGDQMAVHLPLSVEAQAEAHVLMLSTNNIFSPANGSPIISASQDIVMGVYFITTMNNEDRKSEKDIPRFKDRTEAILAYDRGIINLHDQISVRVDGFQSVVNSQRGPVESIPEHGRIITTVGRVLFSDILAPGMPFYNCALGKKGCARVIDDTYQYSGKPATIDLLDDMKAVGFKQSTTAGLSFGVTDLRIPEEKPKLLADSQKLADRVEKSYEIGVITDRERYNQLLDIWSHCREQLTQRLIETLKNDRRNPDDSYASIENKEGLPYLNPVYLMSDSGARGNVSQMQQLAGMRGLMAKPSGEIIETPIRANFREGLNVLEYFSSTHGARKGLADTALKTADSGYLTRKLCDIAQSVIVGEHDCGSRRGILKRATYKGEQVDIPLRDQIIGRISVFNIMNPVTDVIIVRANEMITPEIADAIEELGIDSVMVRSPLTSDSRFGCSVLDYGMDMSTSKLVEEGMAIGIIAAQSIGEPGTQLTMRTFHTGGIGTRTIAESEAKATSAGTVEARDCGEVPAKDDDGNDVYVSLKRSGEVVILDDKGRELDKFKVPYGGYIYVKSGETVKRGTLLVKWDPHRSPTLAEKPGIVQYIDIELGQTVREEDAGRGQKALVVIEHKGDLHPQINVVDESGNILDFHYLPAKARIEVQDGQKVKAGQMLARQPRGAAGSQDIVGGLPRVTEIFEARKPKDPATMSEISGRVEIHADKRKGKMTIRVVSDAGIEKDHHVPSDKQLMVHTGDYAQAGDPLTEGPLVPHDILRIKGEEALWAYMLDEVQNVYRAQGVTINDKHIELIVSQMLRKLRVESPGDTELLPHEVIDKYNFKQHNARIANMVRISESGGTDLKVGELVEKSVIREANARAEAEGKEPAKAKRARPATGRTLLLGITKASLQSDSFLSGASFQETTKVLTEASLRGAEDELIGLKENVLLGHLIPAGTGFRRYQDIRVRPLVEVSSLDAASEERMLAEASQAAEAFGASSGAGSMPQVQVRGDVMIGGTADALDN, encoded by the coding sequence ATGAGTGACAGCGTATACGAGCGTGTGAACGACTTCTCGGCGGTGAAGGTGACCCTGGCGTCGCCCAACGACATCCGCGCGTGGTCTTATGGCGAGGTCAAAAAGCCCGAGACCATCAACTATCGCACCTACCGCCCTGAGAAGGACGGCTTGTTTTGCGAGCGCATCTTCGGGCCCGAGCGCGACTACGAGTGTGCGTGCGGAAAGTTCCGAGGCACGAAGTACAAGGGCATCATCTGCGATCGTTGCGGCGTGAAGGTCACGCACTCGCGCGTCCGCCGCAAGCGCATGGGGCACATCAATCTCGCAGCCCCGATTGTTCACATCTGGTTTTTCAAGAGCATGCCCAGTCGCCTTGGCACATTGCTCGCCATGAAGACCAGTGATCTCGAGAAGATCATCTATTACCAGGACTACGTGGTCGTGGATCCGGGCGATACGGAACTCAAGTACAAGCAGGTGCTCACCGAGGACGAGTATCGCGTTGCTGTCGAGAAGTTTGGGAATGCGTTCAGGGGCCTGATGGGTGCTGACGCGATCCGCGACCTGATCGAACGTCTTGACCTGGCGACCGAGGCCGAGCAGATTCGCAAAGAACTCCGCGAGACACGCAGCAAGCAAAAGACAAAAGATCTCGCCAAGCGCCTCAAGCTGGTCGAGCAGGTGCGAGGAAGTGCAAACGACCCTGCGTGGCTGGTGATGGATGTGATTCCGGTGATTCCGCCGGACCTGCGTCCACTTGTGCTGCTTGAAAGCGGCAACTTTGCGACGAGCGACCTGAACGATCTCTATCGCCGCATTATCAATCGCAACAACCGCCTCAAGAAGTTGATGGACCTGAATGCGCCCGAGGTGATCATTCGCAATGAGAAGCGGATGCTGCAGCAGGCGGTGGATGCGCTGTTTGACAACAACCGCTGCCGTCGCCCGGTGCTTGGGTCGAGCAATCGTCCGCTCAAGTCGCTTACTGACATGATCAAGGGCAAGCAGGGGCGTTTCCGCGAGAACCTGCTCGGCAAGCGAGTGGACTATTCTGCTCGTTCGGTGATCGTGGTCGGTCCGGAACTGAAACTGTGGCAGTGCGGACTTCCGAAGAAGATTGCGCTCGAACTCTATCAGCCGTTCATCATCCGCAAGCTGAAAGAGCACGGTTTCGCAGACACGATCAAGAGCGCCAAGCGGATGCTCGAGAGGCGAGATCCGGAAGTCTGGGACATCCTCGAAGAGGTCATCTTCCAGCATCCAGTGCTCCTGAACCGCGCTCCGACGCTTCACCGCATGGGTATCCAGGCGTTTGAGCCGGTGCTTGTTGAAGGCAATGCCATTCGCCTGCACCCGCTCGTGTGCGGCGGATTCAATGCTGACTTTGACGGCGACCAGATGGCTGTCCACCTGCCTCTTTCGGTCGAGGCGCAGGCTGAGGCCCATGTGCTCATGCTCAGCACGAACAATATTTTCAGCCCGGCCAACGGCAGCCCGATTATCTCGGCGTCGCAGGACATCGTCATGGGGGTGTATTTCATCACCACCATGAACAATGAGGATCGCAAGAGCGAGAAGGACATTCCGCGGTTCAAGGACCGCACCGAGGCGATTCTGGCATATGACCGCGGGATCATCAACCTGCACGACCAGATCAGTGTCAGGGTGGACGGGTTCCAGTCGGTGGTCAACAGCCAGCGCGGCCCGGTGGAGTCGATCCCCGAGCACGGACGCATCATCACGACTGTCGGTCGTGTGCTGTTTTCGGATATCCTCGCGCCAGGAATGCCGTTCTATAACTGCGCACTTGGCAAGAAGGGCTGTGCCCGCGTCATCGACGACACCTATCAGTACAGCGGCAAGCCCGCGACGATCGATCTGCTTGACGACATGAAGGCTGTCGGGTTCAAGCAGTCGACAACCGCTGGCCTGAGTTTCGGCGTGACAGACTTGCGCATTCCGGAAGAAAAGCCGAAGCTGCTCGCAGATTCACAGAAACTCGCTGATCGTGTCGAGAAGAGCTACGAGATCGGTGTCATTACGGACCGCGAACGTTACAACCAGCTGCTCGATATCTGGAGCCATTGCCGCGAGCAGTTGACGCAGCGTCTGATCGAGACGCTCAAGAACGATCGCCGTAATCCCGACGATTCGTACGCGTCGATCGAGAACAAAGAAGGCCTGCCGTACTTGAACCCCGTGTATCTGATGAGCGATTCGGGTGCTCGTGGTAACGTGAGCCAGATGCAGCAGTTGGCGGGTATGCGTGGACTGATGGCCAAGCCCTCGGGCGAAATCATCGAAACGCCCATTCGAGCGAACTTCCGCGAAGGGCTCAACGTGCTTGAGTATTTCAGCTCGACGCACGGAGCGCGCAAGGGCTTGGCGGACACGGCACTCAAGACTGCGGACTCTGGCTACCTCACACGCAAACTGTGCGATATTGCGCAGTCCGTGATCGTCGGGGAGCATGACTGCGGCTCGAGGCGCGGCATTCTGAAGCGTGCCACGTACAAGGGCGAGCAGGTCGACATTCCGCTGCGTGACCAGATCATTGGTCGCATTAGTGTGTTCAACATCATGAATCCTGTTACGGATGTGATCATCGTTCGTGCGAATGAAATGATTACGCCCGAGATCGCCGACGCCATCGAAGAACTCGGCATCGACAGCGTCATGGTGCGCAGCCCGCTGACGAGCGACAGCCGATTCGGCTGCTCAGTGCTCGATTACGGCATGGACATGTCTACGAGCAAACTGGTCGAAGAGGGCATGGCCATCGGGATCATTGCAGCCCAGTCAATCGGTGAGCCGGGCACGCAGTTGACGATGCGTACGTTCCATACGGGCGGCATCGGCACGCGCACGATCGCGGAGAGCGAAGCCAAGGCCACCAGCGCCGGTACCGTCGAGGCCCGCGACTGTGGCGAGGTTCCAGCTAAAGACGACGACGGGAACGACGTCTACGTTTCGCTCAAGCGGAGCGGCGAGGTTGTCATTCTCGATGACAAGGGCCGCGAACTTGATAAGTTCAAGGTGCCATACGGCGGATACATCTACGTCAAGTCTGGCGAGACGGTCAAGCGGGGAACGCTGCTGGTCAAGTGGGACCCTCACCGGAGCCCGACTCTGGCCGAGAAGCCTGGTATTGTGCAATACATCGACATCGAACTCGGGCAGACGGTCCGCGAAGAGGATGCGGGTCGTGGGCAGAAGGCGCTTGTCGTCATCGAGCACAAGGGCGATCTGCACCCGCAGATCAACGTCGTTGACGAATCGGGCAATATTCTGGACTTCCACTACCTTCCTGCCAAGGCGCGTATCGAGGTTCAGGACGGGCAGAAGGTCAAGGCTGGGCAGATGCTCGCTCGTCAGCCGCGTGGCGCTGCCGGTTCGCAGGACATCGTCGGTGGTCTGCCTCGCGTGACGGAGATCTTCGAGGCGCGCAAGCCGAAGGATCCGGCGACCATGTCCGAAATCTCCGGGCGTGTCGAGATCCATGCCGACAAGCGTAAGGGCAAGATGACGATTCGCGTTGTATCAGACGCAGGCATCGAGAAGGACCATCACGTTCCTTCCGACAAGCAGCTGATGGTGCATACGGGCGACTATGCGCAGGCTGGCGACCCGCTGACCGAAGGTCCGCTTGTGCCACACGATATCCTTCGCATCAAGGGCGAGGAGGCGTTGTGGGCGTACATGCTCGACGAGGTGCAGAATGTGTATCGCGCGCAGGGTGTGACTATCAACGACAAGCACATCGAACTCATCGTGAGTCAGATGTTGCGCAAGTTGCGTGTCGAAAGCCCCGGCGATACCGAGCTGTTGCCGCATGAAGTGATCGACAAGTACAATTTCAAGCAGCACAACGCACGCATCGCAAACATGGTGCGCATCTCTGAATCGGGCGGAACAGACCTGAAGGTTGGCGAACTGGTCGAGAAGTCGGTGATTCGCGAAGCCAACGCTCGTGCCGAGGCTGAGGGCAAGGAGCCCGCCAAAGCCAAGCGTGCACGCCCCGCGACCGGCCGAACATTGCTGCTCGGTATCACCAAGGCTTCGCTTCAGAGCGATTCGTTCCTCTCGGGTGCATCATTCCAGGAGACGACGAAGGTTCTGACCGAGGCGTCACTGCGAGGGGCCGAGGATGAACTCATCGGCCTCAAGGAGAATGTGCTGCTCGGGCACCTGATCCCCGCGGGTACTGGGTTCCGGCGCTATCAGGACATTCGCGTTCGGCCATTGGTCGAGGTCTCGAGTCTGGATGCAGCGAGCGAGGAACGCATGCTCGCCGAAGCTTCGCAGGCTGCAGAAGCCTTTGGCGCATCATCCGGTGCGGGTTCCATGCCACAGGTGCAGGTGCGAGGCGACGTGATGATCGGTGGCACAGCCGACGCGTTGGACAACTGA
- the rpoB gene encoding DNA-directed RNA polymerase subunit beta — MASTTVRGKSSDRVIRRFTKRGDALPIPDLTQIQGVAYERFLQVGVAPAARNKQYGLEALLHEIFPIESYDGTMRLEYISYSLEEPRYTPDECRELRLTYGHPFRITVRLQRETHGDLPEEDIYLGEFPIMIGGGEFIVNGAERVIVSQLHRSPGVDFSIVSSESDRPLHSARIIPERGSWIELEVTKKDVLAMRIDQSTKLAATTFLRCLDESVASTDAIIGLFYEVTELPADKVAAEHWAAQSIVDTESGEELVHVGRQIGDAAAAIAASSLKKVRVVQNPSDTLILNTIAEEKLDQFDANSEFEKALLRVYTKLRPGNPPQIEKAKQLFDEKFYDDNRYRLGRVGRFRINRKFGLNVPEEEMFLRSEDFLRVVQYLLDLRSSRQDPETGRAIAQVDDIDHLGNRRLRTLDELAVDELRKGFLKLRRTVQERMSVKDPEEVTKIADLVNSKSISSAIDFFFGRSELSQVVDQTNPLSSLVHERRLSALGPGGLNRKRAGFEVRDVHISHYGRVCPIETPEGTNIGLICSLGIFAGVDEYGFLLTPYREVKKGKATGNLVQLRADEELRAVLAPADSLTLDGKLKEGAVLARVDGELTEVDSTLVNYVDISPKQIVGISAGLIPFLEHDDANRALMGSNMQRQAVPLVRIEPPLIATGLEQDIGRNSGMVVKAKRSGVVTFVDAERVIIDNADEYVLRKFVGLNERTCQNQKPVVKIGQKVVAGQVIADGASTHHGELAIGKSVLVAFNTFDGYNFEDAIVMSERLLKDDTFTSIHIDAFDVEIRDTKLGREEFTRDIPNVSEKVLRNLDDNGIIRLGARVGPGDILVGKVSPKSKTELTPEEKLLHAIFGRAGEDVKNDSLEVPAGVEGIVIGAKKFSRRVHMSDAQKKQLKKDIEAYEREMDLQGISLFRQMTQSINDVIGTEMIDPMTRQKVGASDIPEVILEQIQTFDVKWAKGSKETREQAEVIHKQFWPRILAIETEKQRKVAHMKRGDELPNGVLEMVKVYLASKRQLSVGDKFAGRHGNKGVIARIVPEEDMPFMEDGTPVDVMLNPLGVPSRMNVGQILETHLGWAAQVLGFQAVTPVFDGATEDEIHAAVREANEHVESRLAEIERTGEPAGTRELLAKMPFGGKIQLFDGRTGEAFHQRTTVGYMYVLKLHHLVDDKIHARATGPYSLITQQPLGGKARTGGQRFGEMEVWALEAYGAAYILQELLTVKSDDVEGRTKIYESMVKGNNRLEAGMPVAFDVLCNELKGLGMNITMEKKRLEGASLL; from the coding sequence ATGGCATCGACCACTGTGCGCGGTAAAAGCAGTGACCGGGTAATTCGTCGGTTCACCAAGCGTGGGGATGCGCTCCCTATTCCTGACCTGACGCAGATTCAGGGGGTCGCGTACGAGCGGTTCCTGCAGGTTGGTGTTGCGCCAGCAGCACGCAACAAGCAGTACGGGCTCGAAGCACTCCTGCACGAAATCTTCCCGATCGAAAGTTACGACGGGACGATGAGGCTCGAGTACATCTCGTACTCGCTCGAAGAGCCTCGCTATACCCCTGACGAGTGCCGCGAACTGCGATTGACCTACGGGCACCCGTTCCGCATCACGGTGCGTCTGCAACGCGAGACGCACGGCGACTTGCCCGAAGAGGACATCTATCTGGGCGAGTTCCCGATCATGATCGGTGGCGGTGAGTTCATCGTGAACGGGGCTGAGCGGGTGATCGTCAGCCAGTTGCACCGTTCTCCCGGCGTCGACTTTTCGATCGTGTCAAGCGAATCGGACCGCCCGCTGCACTCGGCTCGCATCATTCCTGAGCGAGGCTCGTGGATCGAGCTCGAAGTGACCAAGAAAGACGTGCTGGCGATGCGGATCGACCAGTCGACCAAGCTTGCCGCAACGACGTTCCTGCGATGTCTCGATGAGTCTGTGGCTTCGACGGATGCGATCATTGGACTGTTCTACGAAGTGACCGAGTTGCCGGCCGACAAGGTCGCAGCGGAGCATTGGGCAGCCCAGTCGATTGTGGACACCGAAAGCGGCGAGGAACTGGTGCATGTGGGGCGTCAGATCGGTGATGCGGCCGCCGCGATCGCAGCCAGTTCGCTTAAGAAAGTCCGCGTGGTTCAGAATCCGTCGGACACGCTGATTCTCAACACGATCGCGGAAGAGAAACTCGACCAGTTTGATGCCAATTCGGAGTTTGAGAAGGCCCTGCTTCGCGTGTACACGAAACTGCGCCCGGGCAATCCGCCGCAGATTGAAAAAGCCAAGCAGTTGTTCGACGAGAAATTTTACGACGACAACCGTTACCGCCTCGGGCGTGTCGGGCGATTCCGCATCAACCGCAAGTTCGGGCTCAACGTGCCGGAAGAGGAAATGTTCCTTCGCAGCGAGGACTTCCTGCGTGTGGTGCAGTATCTCTTGGACTTGCGTTCGAGTCGCCAGGACCCGGAGACAGGCCGAGCAATTGCACAGGTCGACGACATCGATCACCTTGGCAATCGCCGTCTGCGCACGCTCGATGAGCTTGCAGTCGATGAGTTGCGCAAGGGATTCCTGAAACTGCGCCGCACGGTGCAGGAGCGCATGAGCGTCAAGGATCCGGAAGAAGTGACCAAGATCGCAGACCTGGTGAACTCGAAGAGCATTTCGAGCGCGATCGACTTTTTCTTCGGCCGCAGCGAACTGAGCCAGGTGGTTGACCAGACCAATCCGCTTTCGTCACTGGTGCATGAGCGGCGGTTGTCGGCACTCGGACCGGGCGGCTTGAACCGCAAGCGTGCGGGCTTTGAAGTGCGCGACGTTCACATTTCGCACTACGGCCGCGTGTGTCCGATCGAAACTCCCGAAGGTACGAATATCGGTCTGATCTGTTCGCTGGGCATCTTTGCAGGCGTTGACGAGTATGGGTTCCTGCTGACACCGTATCGCGAGGTCAAGAAGGGCAAGGCGACTGGCAATCTTGTTCAGCTGCGTGCAGATGAGGAATTGCGTGCGGTGCTTGCGCCTGCCGACTCTTTGACTCTGGATGGCAAACTCAAAGAGGGCGCTGTGCTTGCCCGTGTCGACGGCGAGTTGACGGAGGTCGATTCGACTCTGGTGAACTATGTCGATATTTCGCCTAAGCAGATTGTGGGTATCTCGGCCGGTCTGATTCCGTTCCTTGAACACGACGACGCGAACCGGGCGCTGATGGGTTCGAACATGCAGAGGCAGGCAGTGCCTCTGGTGCGTATCGAGCCTCCGCTCATCGCGACCGGTCTTGAACAGGACATTGGCCGAAACTCGGGCATGGTTGTCAAGGCCAAGCGATCCGGGGTGGTGACATTTGTCGATGCTGAACGAGTGATTATCGACAATGCCGATGAATATGTGCTGCGCAAGTTTGTGGGGCTTAATGAGCGCACGTGCCAGAACCAGAAACCGGTCGTCAAAATCGGGCAGAAGGTTGTGGCGGGGCAGGTCATAGCGGACGGCGCCTCAACCCACCATGGCGAGCTGGCAATCGGCAAGAGCGTGCTTGTCGCGTTCAACACGTTCGACGGGTACAACTTTGAAGACGCGATCGTGATGAGCGAGCGACTGCTCAAGGACGACACGTTCACATCGATTCACATCGATGCGTTCGATGTCGAGATTCGCGATACCAAACTGGGTCGCGAGGAGTTCACGCGAGACATTCCGAACGTCTCGGAGAAGGTGCTTCGGAACCTCGACGACAACGGGATCATTCGACTCGGTGCCCGGGTCGGGCCCGGCGATATTCTTGTCGGCAAGGTCAGCCCCAAGAGCAAGACGGAACTGACGCCGGAAGAGAAACTACTGCACGCGATCTTCGGCCGCGCCGGTGAGGACGTGAAGAACGACTCGCTCGAAGTCCCAGCCGGGGTTGAAGGCATTGTGATTGGCGCGAAGAAGTTCAGCCGTCGGGTCCACATGTCCGACGCGCAGAAGAAGCAGCTCAAGAAGGACATTGAGGCGTATGAGCGTGAGATGGACCTTCAGGGGATCTCGCTGTTTCGTCAGATGACGCAGTCGATCAACGATGTGATCGGCACTGAGATGATCGACCCGATGACGCGGCAGAAGGTTGGCGCATCGGATATTCCCGAGGTTATTCTGGAGCAGATTCAGACTTTTGATGTGAAGTGGGCCAAGGGCAGCAAAGAAACGCGCGAGCAGGCGGAGGTTATTCACAAGCAGTTCTGGCCTCGAATTCTTGCTATCGAGACTGAGAAACAACGCAAAGTTGCGCATATGAAGCGTGGGGACGAGCTCCCCAATGGCGTGCTGGAGATGGTCAAGGTCTACCTGGCATCCAAGCGTCAGCTTTCGGTGGGTGACAAGTTCGCCGGGCGTCACGGCAACAAGGGCGTGATCGCCCGCATTGTGCCGGAAGAAGACATGCCGTTCATGGAAGACGGCACGCCGGTCGATGTGATGCTCAACCCGCTTGGTGTGCCGAGCCGCATGAACGTTGGACAGATTCTTGAGACGCACCTCGGGTGGGCGGCTCAGGTGCTGGGGTTCCAGGCTGTGACACCGGTATTCGACGGTGCGACTGAGGACGAGATCCATGCCGCTGTCCGTGAGGCCAATGAGCATGTCGAATCGCGCCTTGCAGAGATTGAGCGCACGGGCGAACCTGCCGGCACGCGTGAACTCCTTGCAAAGATGCCGTTCGGCGGAAAGATCCAGTTGTTCGATGGTCGAACGGGCGAGGCGTTCCATCAGCGCACGACTGTCGGGTACATGTACGTCCTCAAACTGCACCATCTTGTTGACGACAAGATCCATGCCCGCGCGACCGGGCCGTACAGCCTCATCACGCAACAGCCGCTCGGTGGCAAGGCACGCACCGGCGGACAGCGATTCGGCGAAATGGAAGTGTGGGCGCTCGAAGCCTACGGAGCGGCGTACATCCTTCAGGAACTGCTCACAGTCAAGAGCGACGATGTTGAGGGACGCACCAAGATCTACGAGAGCATGGTCAAGGGCAACAACCGTCTTGAAGCGGGAATGCCTGTTGCGTTTGACGTGCTCTGCAATGAACTCAAGGGTCTTGGCATGAACATCACGATGGAAAAGAAGCGACTCGAAGGCGCAAGCCTGCTGTAG
- the rplL gene encoding 50S ribosomal protein L7/L12, whose protein sequence is MSDGTKTFDAKIKDLGDKLAGLTLKEAVDLGDYMKETYGIEAAAGGAIMMAGPADGGGAAAAEEKTSFDVVLKGSGDQKIKVIKVVREATGLGLKEAKDLVDGTPAKVKEGLSKEDAEKLAASLKEVGADVEIA, encoded by the coding sequence ATGTCGGATGGAACCAAAACGTTTGATGCGAAGATCAAGGATCTGGGCGACAAGCTCGCGGGTTTGACGCTCAAGGAGGCTGTTGATCTCGGCGACTATATGAAGGAAACCTACGGGATCGAGGCTGCTGCGGGCGGCGCGATCATGATGGCGGGTCCGGCCGATGGCGGCGGTGCTGCGGCGGCTGAAGAAAAGACCAGCTTCGATGTCGTCCTCAAGGGCTCGGGCGACCAGAAGATCAAGGTCATCAAGGTCGTCCGCGAGGCAACCGGTCTGGGCTTGAAGGAAGCCAAGGATCTGGTCGACGGCACGCCGGCCAAGGTCAAGGAAGGCCTGTCGAAGGAAGACGCCGAGAAACTGGCCGCTTCGCTCAAGGAAGTCGGCGCGGACGTCGAGATCGCCTGA
- the rplJ gene encoding 50S ribosomal protein L10 produces MSKPVKNIIIRDYKERIGDFEDAMLISLRGVSSNNTNQIRQALFKKEIRVTVIRNQLFMQAFGDTKLAGLSPLLTGSNALAYGAESVVEVAREIVELLKKYPDVELRGAVLDGQLFTGDAGVRALSKYPTREEAIAKDITLILSPGRNLLGQVKGPGGRLLGIVKAIEEKLEKGETIAAIG; encoded by the coding sequence ATGTCTAAGCCCGTCAAGAACATCATCATCCGCGACTACAAGGAGCGCATCGGCGACTTCGAGGACGCGATGCTGATCAGCCTTCGGGGTGTCAGTTCCAACAACACCAACCAGATCCGTCAGGCGCTCTTCAAGAAAGAGATCCGCGTGACGGTGATTCGCAATCAACTGTTCATGCAGGCATTTGGCGACACCAAGCTCGCCGGCTTGTCGCCGCTCCTGACTGGATCGAACGCGCTGGCCTACGGGGCTGAGTCGGTTGTCGAGGTGGCCAGAGAAATCGTCGAGCTGCTCAAGAAGTATCCGGATGTCGAACTCCGCGGCGCGGTGCTCGATGGCCAGCTCTTTACTGGTGACGCCGGCGTGAGGGCACTGAGCAAGTACCCGACCCGAGAAGAAGCGATCGCCAAGGACATCACCCTCATTCTCAGCCCCGGGCGCAATCTGCTCGGGCAGGTCAAAGGTCCGGGTGGCAGACTGCTCGGCATTGTCAAAGCGATCGAAGAGAAGTTGGAAAAGGGCGAGACGATCGCTGCGATTGGTTGA
- the rplA gene encoding 50S ribosomal protein L1, translating into MPQRTKKQKVNDSLRPTAPLDAPSAVSLLKKFQAPKFDQTVEVVMHLGVDTKQADQMLRGSVSLPRGIGKAKRVIAFCPSDVVAKAMAAGALKAGGEDLVEEVEKGFFDFDVAVASPDMMRVISKLGRVLGPKGLMPSPKNGTVAGNVPDAVKEFAAGKVEYRTDKGGNVHAVIGKMSFPESHLVENLEYFITTIEKVRPSTVKGVYIRKITLSGTMTPGVQLKYETAAVEA; encoded by the coding sequence ATGCCGCAGAGAACAAAGAAGCAGAAAGTCAATGACTCACTTCGCCCGACTGCGCCGCTTGATGCGCCATCAGCGGTGTCGCTGCTGAAGAAATTTCAGGCTCCGAAGTTCGACCAGACCGTTGAGGTCGTGATGCACCTTGGTGTTGACACGAAGCAGGCGGACCAGATGTTGCGTGGATCGGTGTCTCTCCCTCGCGGGATCGGCAAGGCCAAGCGGGTCATCGCGTTCTGCCCGTCAGATGTTGTGGCCAAGGCGATGGCCGCTGGCGCTCTCAAGGCTGGTGGCGAGGATCTGGTTGAGGAAGTCGAGAAAGGGTTCTTCGACTTTGATGTCGCGGTGGCCTCGCCCGACATGATGCGAGTGATCTCGAAACTCGGACGCGTGCTGGGGCCTAAGGGCCTGATGCCGAGCCCGAAGAACGGGACCGTGGCGGGCAACGTTCCAGACGCTGTGAAGGAGTTTGCCGCTGGCAAGGTCGAATATCGCACGGACAAGGGCGGCAACGTTCACGCAGTGATCGGAAAGATGAGTTTTCCCGAGTCGCACCTGGTCGAGAATCTTGAATACTTCATCACGACGATCGAGAAGGTGCGTCCCTCGACCGTCAAGGGAGTGTACATCAGGAAGATCACACTGAGCGGAACTATGACCCCCGGGGTGCAGTTGAAGTACGAAACAGCAGCGGTCGAGGCCTGA
- the rplK gene encoding 50S ribosomal protein L11: MAKRELTKTIKVMAPGGKATPAPPLGPVLGANGINPGQFVQQFNAATAALNGKLVGCIIRAYSDRSFEFEIKSSPASVLILEAAGVEKGSGEPNKNKVGKINQEQVRKIAHEKMADLNASTIESAMKVIEGTARSMGVVVEG, from the coding sequence ATGGCCAAAAGAGAACTTACGAAGACGATCAAAGTGATGGCCCCCGGTGGCAAGGCGACGCCTGCGCCACCGCTTGGGCCGGTGCTCGGTGCCAATGGCATCAATCCGGGCCAGTTCGTGCAGCAGTTCAACGCTGCGACCGCAGCCCTCAATGGCAAACTCGTCGGGTGCATCATTCGTGCCTACAGCGATCGCTCGTTCGAGTTTGAAATCAAGAGCTCGCCCGCTTCGGTGCTGATCCTTGAAGCGGCAGGCGTCGAGAAGGGTTCAGGCGAGCCGAACAAGAACAAGGTCGGCAAGATCAATCAGGAGCAGGTCCGCAAGATCGCTCACGAGAAGATGGCCGATCTGAATGCATCCACGATCGAGTCCGCGATGAAGGTCATTGAAGGCACGGCACGCTCCATGGGCGTCGTGGTGGAGGGCTGA